Within Psychrobacter sp. AH5, the genomic segment TACCGTCGAAAAAGCTCTTGAAGGCCTGGCAGTAGGAGAGGTTAGCCCGGCAGTAAAAACTAGCTTTGGTTATCAGATATTCAAAGTTACGGATGATAATAGTAGCGACATTGCCAGTATGGAGAGCATGCGTGAGGAGCTGACGGCAAAAGCTAAAGAGTATAAGCGCCAGACTATTTATGCAGATAAAGTCACTGCTATCAATGATCTAGCGGCAGATGGTTTTAGTATTGAAGATATTGCTCAGCAAGAAGGTGTTACTCTTAAGCGTATCAAAGATTACAGCAAAAACAATAATACTTCAGCACTGGCACAACCTGCGGTCATTAAGCAGGCTTTTGATGAATTTACTATTCAAGATCAAGCCGTCACTACCGGTATTGAGGTAGGTGATGGTATGGTATGGGCGCAGCCAAGTAACTACCGTCCAACTCAGACGCTAAGCCTCAAAGCAGCTACGCCAACTATCACTCAGACATTACGCAAACAAAAAGCCAGCGCTATGGCTCTAGCGGATGCCAAAAAGCTAGCCGCGGCTATCAAGACTACTGACGATATTGCTAAGCAACCAGTAAGCTTTCAGGCTTTGGGTGAGATCAATCGTCAAACGCCCTTATTATCTGAAAAAGAGCGTGGTTTAGCCTTTAGTAAGCAAGCGCCTATGAATGGCGTAGTGGCGATAGCGAGTGCTACAGAGGTAGGAGCGTCTGTACTGGTCGGTGATCATATAGAGACGCAGGGCGAATCACAATTATCAGCAGCAGAAAAATCGCAAACGGCCTCGATTATCCGTGATAATTTGGGACAAGATCAATTGCAAGATTATCTAGATTATCTGCGTTTGGTTTATAAAGTTGAGATTAATGAAACTAATCTGGCTAATGCTCAGGTTCGTTAATTAACAGTAATGATGTAAAATACCGCAACGATTGAACCGCTCTTATGAGTTTTTATAATTATAAGAGCAGTCTATCATGGCGGTATTTTTATTTAATCCTCTAACACCCTTGCCATCGCTTCAGCCACATAATCAACATTACTAACGTTAAGTCCTGCCATACACATCCGCGAATTTGATACCAAATACACTCCATACTCACTTTGCAAACGTTCAATCTGCTTAGGAGTTAAACCGGTAAAACTGAACATACCTTTTTGCTCAGTAAGATAGTCAAAATTGCGCTCAGGAAGCTTAGTTTGTAATACTGATTTGAGCTTTAAACGCATCGCCTTAATACGGTCGCGCATAGCATAAACCTCGTTGACCCAATGCTGATGCAACTCTTCATCATTCATTACTATATCGACCACATGACCACCGTGCGATGGCGGGCAAGTATAGATACGACGTACAGTATAATTGAGCTGACCAAAGACCCGCTTTGCTTCATCGCTAGTTGGACAAACTACCGACAATCCACCCACACGCTCACCATATAGCGAGAGATTTTTGGAGAATGAATTACTCACAAATACAGGCAAGCCTATCGCCACCGCCTGACGAATAGCATAAGCGTCTTGAGCCATATCTTCGCCAAAACCTTGATAAGCGATATCCATAAAAGCAATCAATTGTTGCTGCTTCATAACTTTCAGCACTTGATCCCATTGTTCAGGCGTCAAATCTACGCCAGTTGGATTATGACAACAAGGATGCAAAAGCACCACGTCGTTTTTATTTAACTGCTTGATAAAGCTAAGCATCTCATCGAACTTTAAGCGGCTAGTGGCATTATCATAATAAGGATAGCTGCCCACTTCGATATCGCAACCCTCAAAGATGGCGATATGATTACTCCAAGTGGGGTCGCTTACATAGCACTTAGACTGCGGAAAAAACTGATGAATAAATTCTGCCCCAACCTTTAATGCTCCTGAACCGCCTAAAGTAGCGATAGTAGCCACGCGGTCTTCTTGCAGCACTTGCGAGCCTGCGCCAAACAGTAAGTTTTGACAGGCCACGCGATGTCCGAGCAAACCTGCCATCGGTAGATAAGGCCGCGGAGTAATAGGATTAGCGATCAGGCGCTCAGCAGTCTTTACGCATTCCAAAACCGGTAATTCGCCCACTTCATCATAGTAAATGCCAATCCCTAGATTCACTTTATGTGGATTATTATCACTGACAAACTTATCCATCAAGCCTAAGATAGGATCGCCAGCATAATAGTCTATATGTGTAAACATGTTATTATTTCCTAAAAATTATGATGATTGGTTTTTATAATATGGCGCTTAAGATTAAACTTCTTGAGAAGGTAATAGCGCGTTATAAGTAAAGAGCATAAGCTAGATTAACCAGTAACTTAATAGCCAAGCTAGTTTATCAGCCTATACTTCAACTCCATACCTTTTCAATGGCTTATTGAGGCATTTAGATAAATGACTATTATTAATACTAATGATAATAAACAAATTATAGACCAAATAAAGACTTGGTTATTTGTCCCTGCTACTAAGCTTA encodes:
- a CDS encoding amino acid aminotransferase; its protein translation is MFTHIDYYAGDPILGLMDKFVSDNNPHKVNLGIGIYYDEVGELPVLECVKTAERLIANPITPRPYLPMAGLLGHRVACQNLLFGAGSQVLQEDRVATIATLGGSGALKVGAEFIHQFFPQSKCYVSDPTWSNHIAIFEGCDIEVGSYPYYDNATSRLKFDEMLSFIKQLNKNDVVLLHPCCHNPTGVDLTPEQWDQVLKVMKQQQLIAFMDIAYQGFGEDMAQDAYAIRQAVAIGLPVFVSNSFSKNLSLYGERVGGLSVVCPTSDEAKRVFGQLNYTVRRIYTCPPSHGGHVVDIVMNDEELHQHWVNEVYAMRDRIKAMRLKLKSVLQTKLPERNFDYLTEQKGMFSFTGLTPKQIERLQSEYGVYLVSNSRMCMAGLNVSNVDYVAEAMARVLED